Part of the Capricornis sumatraensis isolate serow.1 chromosome 9, serow.2, whole genome shotgun sequence genome, CTGCAGGCCAGCGAGCCCGGGCTGTTCAGCGTGGGGCTGCGCACGGGCGAGGTGCGCACGGCGAGGGCCTTGGGCGACAGGGACGCGGCCCGCCAGCGCCTGCTGGTCGCTGTGCGCGATGGGGGACAGCCGCCCCTCTCGGCCACCGCCACGCTGCTCCTGGTTTTCGCCGACAGCCTGCAGGAGGCGCTGCCGGACCTCAGTGACCGGCCCGCGCCCCCTGACCCCCAGGCGGAGCTGCAGTTTTACCTGGTGGTGGCCTTAGCCTTGATCTCGGTGCTCTTCCTCCTGGCAGTGATTCTGGCGGTCACCCTATACCTGCGACGCTCCTCCAGCCCCACTGCCTGGGGCTGCTTTAAGCCTGGTCTCAGTTCAAAGTCTGCACCTGGGGTTCTCCCCAACTACAGTGAGGGAACATTGCCCTATTCCTACAATCTGTGCATTGCTTCGCAATCAGCTAAGACagaatttaattttcacaatgtgACCCTGGAAACGGTTCCCCCTGGGGATCTCCTAGGTGAAGATCCTTCTATGGATATAGGTACCAGTAATGAAGACCCCCAAATCGCCTATGATTCCtctttttcacatcaggtgagtTTTTGCAGACTTACTTAACTTTTactgctgtattttattttcaatagtgCATCATTAGTTTTGGTCCTTGTTCATTGTTCTAGTGATGGTAGTGGGAGAGGAGGTATATTGGATGGGTTGAGATTGGTTTCTTGATTGCTCATTAGTCTTGATGGTTAATTATTACTTATTGTTACTTCTCAATTTGTACTCTCAGCATTTCTATACATCAGCAAATCCTGCTACAAACAGCTTTTTCTGTCACCGCCCTTAGTAATAGCACTGCCCTTACATAGTTGATGTGCAATATACCTTTTTTCAAGATTGTAAATGTACTAACATTTCTTTCTTAAGTTAAAATTTTTGTTCTTCATCAAATACAGTTtagttgtttatctttttctgtgaTGTATTAATATAACCTTCAATAATTAAGTCTCAGcacttttttgcttttcatatgTAGCAAAGACTGACAGGTTTCATATTTGAATCAGTAACTTTGGgtcttttttcccattttgtaaaCTGTCAAGAGTAATTTTCTTGACCATCCTTAAATTATTAGTTTTTATACCCTATCTACTTTGTCACTGCTATCATGAGGAATGTAATGGACATTTTGTTGTATACAGAGActtttccataattttttaaCATAGACTTCTAATAAGTGagtcagatttttttcaaaacaattttattttacctCCCAACCCCCAAAAAGTTGTGGGTCTTTTGAGGactgtgaaaaataccatcagCCTACTCTCCAAAGTCAGAGAATTTTTAAAGCTCTGAATAATTAATGGAGTTTTGAGTCTGATCAAAATTTATGAGTAATTTCTAGAAACTAAATATTATGTGAGTAGTAATCAAAGAACTGAGTACTTGCTGCTTTATCTCAAATTTTCTCAGATTAGTAAACTGCTCTAAGTATTCattaagaaaactataaaacatgcaatgattatataattattaaaatatttcctttttaccAATTATTTCTAAAATCAAAACTAAAGTTATAAGTAATAGTAAGATAATACCTTCTGGGTGTGTCCTAATGTGGAGATCACTGAAACACCATATGCTCTTTATAGTGCTTCAGTTtaacttttctgtctttttaccttTATTACTTCTTTTAACATCAgttatatatgcattcttttagGTTTTGCAGCTTCATTAATGACTCCTTCGTTAAGTATTGAAAAATTAATCGAGTATATACTCAATGAAATGTGCTATTCTAGAGTTTGAGAACTCACTGTGAACATGATCCTCACAGATACAACCTGTGGTCGTGAATCTTATATAAAATTAATGAGCAAATATCCTTCCCAAACCTATTATCATATTTGTCAAGCCCATTTGCAAAGGGGTAAAACTAGCTCTTAAACAGTAGATGTTTTCTAACAAGGGAATTAAAAACTTGCCCCAGATTTTAAAGGGTCAATCATGTGAGAAAACTTGTTTCTGTGTAGGTTGAgactagaacccagatctccaacTGTCTTTTCAACTATTTATTCTTCTATTCTTCAAGTATAACCTTGTTTTGGGGAGGGGTAAACATATCTTTTTTTCAATGCAAATTGAAATTGAGCTATGAGAATAAGTAATGCAATAAACTTAAAAGAGGTAGAAAAATTCTTGCAAAAAAACTTGTCTctggaaaaataaattactttatcAGCCTTAATGTACAGGAAGCTTTGGATCAGTTATAGATTTTCGCTACAAATTAAACAGCAGATGTTTGGTTTTGATTATTTTGGAGAAAACTGAACATGGAAAGGAAATGGTGTGCAAGCGATCCTTTCTTTACCAAGAATAGATTGCAGTAACAGGTTAGGACTCTGAGTGTCGCTGTTCACCAATCGGGGGAAAAAAGAACCAGGAATTTAATCCGTACCACAAGATTTCTGCATCACAACGCACTAGCTTTGGGGTTTTAGAAAGCGTCTTCGAACTGGACCCCCGAGAGCTCCAACATCCAACGGTGAAAGTACCTTATCCTAGACCCCAAAGATCCTGGGAATCCCCAAGCCTCCACCAAGGGAACACTCAAGCGCAAGCTATTCCGCCGCGGGGCTGTCATGGCGTCCTCTCCTTTCTGCCCAAACTGCAGCCGGCTAATCTGGATCTGTGTTCTCCTGGGGGCCCTATGGAAAATCCGGGCCGAACAAATCCGCTACTCGGTGCCTGAGGAGCTGGAGAAGGGCTCCTTCGTGGGCAACATCGCCAAGGACCTGGGGCTGGAGCCCCAGGAGCTGGCGAAGCGCGGAGTCCGCATCGTCTCCAGAGGTAGGACGCAGCTCTTTGCTCTGAACCCGCGAAGCGGCAGCTTGGTCACCGCGGGCAGGATAGATCGGGAGGAGCTCTGTGACAGATCTCCCAAGTGTGTAGTAAACCTAGAGATTCTCTTAGAAGACAAAGTGAAGATTTTTGGAGTTGAAGTGGAAATAATTGATGTTAATGATAATGCGCCTGACTTTGGGGCAGagcaaagggaaataaaagtCGCTGAAAATGAAAACCCTGGGACAAGGTTTCCTCTTCCTGAAGCTTTTGATCCGGATATAGGAATAAACTCCCTACAGGGTTACCAGCTCAGCTCGAATGTCCACTTCTCCCTAGACGTGCAAAGCGGAACTGATGAGATTAAGTATCCTGAGCTGGTACTGGAGCACGCCCTGGACCGTGAGGAAGAGGCAGTTCACCACCTCATTCTGACCGCCTTTGACGGAGGCGACCCGGTTTACTCTGGCACTGCCAGGATTCTTGTAACACTTGTGGATACCAACGACAATGCCCCGGTATTCACTCAGCCCGAGTACCACATCAGTGTGCGGGAGAATGTGACGGTGGGCTCCAGGCTACTCACTGTAAAAGCCACTGATCCAGATGAAGGGGCCAATGGAGAAGTCACATACTCTTTCCGGAAAGTAAGAGATAAAATATCCCAGCTCTTCCAGTTGAATTCTCTGACTGGGGACATAACGATATTGGGAGGTTTGGATTATGAGGACTCTGGATTCTATGATATAGATGTAGAAGCCCACGATGGACCTGGTCTCCGAGCCAGAAGTAAGGTACTGGTGACAATTCTGGATGTAAATGACAACGCTCCAGAAGTCACAGTTACATCTCTCACCAGCTCTATCCAAGAAACTTCTTCCCCAGGCACAGTAATTGCACTTTTCAATGTGCATGACAGTGATTCAGGAGAGAATGGCCTTGTCACGTGTTCCATTCTGGATAACCTGCCATTCACACTTGAAAAGACCTATGGAAATTATTATCGGTTGTTGACACACAGGGCTCTGGATAGGGAAGAGGTCTCAGAATATAACATCACTGTAACTGCCACTGACCACGGAACTCCGCCATTGTCTACAGAAACATACATCTCACTGAACGTGGCAGACGTCAATGACAATCCACCTGCCTTCCCTCATGCTTCCTACATGGCCTACATTCCAGAAAACAACCCCAGGGGAGCCTCCATCTTCTCTGTGACAGCCCATGACCCTGATAGTAACCAGAACTCAAGGGTCACTTACTCTCTGGCTGAAGACACACTGCAGGGGTCGCCTCTCTCCACCTATGTCTCTATAAACAAGGACACTGGAGTCTTGTTTGCTTTGCAGTCCTTTGACTATGAGCACATTAGAGACCTGCAGCTACTGGTGACTGCTAGTGACAGCGGGGACCCACCACTCAGCACCAGTGTGTCTGTGAGCATATTTGTGCTGGACCAGAATGACAATTCACCCGAAATCCTAtaccccaccctccccactgaTGGTTCTACCGGTGTGGAGCTGGCACCCCGCTCTGCAGAGCCTGGCTACCTGGTCACCAAGGTGGTGGCAGTGGACAGAGACTCGGGACAGAACGCCTGGCTGTCCTACCGCCTGCTCAAGGCCAGTGACCCAGGGCTCTTCGCGGTGGGGCTGCACACGGGCGAGGTGCGCACAGTGCGGGCCCTGCTGGACAGAGACGCACTCAAGCAGAGCCTGGTGGTGGCCGTCCAGGACCACGGCCAGCCCCCTCTCTCGGCCACCGTCACGCTCACTGTGGCTGTGGCTGACAGCATCCCAGACATCCTGACTGACCTAGGCAGCCTGAAGCCCTCAGTGGATCCTGACGACTCAGGCCTCACACTCTACCTGGTGGTGGCGGTGGCCGCGGTCTCCTGCGTCTTCCTTGCCTTTGTCATCGTGCTACTGGCGCTCAGACTGCGGCGTTGGCACATGTCGCGTCTGCTCCAGGTTTCGGGCAGCGGGTTGGCTGGCGTGCGGGCGTCTCAGTTTGTGGGCGTGGACGGGGTGCGGGCTTTCCTGCAGACCTATTCGCACGAGGTCTCGCTCACCGCGGACTCTCGGAGGAGTCACGTGATCTTCCCGCAGCCGAACTACGCGGACACGCTTATCAGCCAGGAGAGCTGTGGGAAAAGCGAGCCTCTCCTGATATCTCAGGATTTACTGGAAACAAAAGGTGAATCCAGTCTTAATCAGGTGAGTCAAATCTTGCCACACTGAAACGTAGGGAGAGAACTCCATAAATGTCTCcaattatatttcatatatatgtgtgtgtgtgtgcatatatcgATCAATAAAACACTTCTTTTTTAGTATTATGTTGCTTTAAAGTGGAAAGACGGATGATCCTTCAGTAACGATCCGTAACAGTTACTATACCTAAAAGTTGTTATTTATCCTTTGTAATCTTCATTTGGTCACAGTGTCAGTagcaatttattaattttatacgtGTAACATCTCACATCTTTAAAGCCATTATTCTTTAGACATTACTGAAAGAATAGACTAGAATTATGAATAGGAAGCAATTGTGTAAACTCATATTAACATATTATCTTATATGAGGCTATTGTTTCATCTCCattgagtatttttaaatttcctctttttacACCCTACTGTGTTTTGCttgaaatttgcttttctttcctttgagaCAGGTGTTTTCCATTATGCTTAAACAATAACAATTTATAAATATtggatatatttaaattttggaTATCACTTTCACACGGATAGTTTCTCAATTGGATTGGTACATTTCACATATTGTGTTGTACAGTTTGTGACATGCAGTGACTATGTATGATTTCTTTGGTGCAGGTGATTGTCAAAAATATTACTCATTTAATTCCACTCATTTAATAGATTGCAGAAGTGATTTTAATAACTTCTAAATTACCTATTATGGTATCACTGTGAGACCCTTTTTGATTTCTAAGGAAAGCTTAATTGGACTATGCCTCAATTAAGCTTAAGAAGAAGAGTTTGAGTTTCTAAATACTTTTGTCTTCATGGGAAATTGTGGTGCAATCCATAGAGTAAAAGAAGAATGTGTATGATACATGTAACTGGCATggggagcagaaaaagaaaatactgataataaatgtatattgagAAGCAAATCGTATGTGAGGAGAGATCATTTAAAATAGTGaagcttaaaaatataatttggaaaTATCAGTTGTCCTGAGACTATGACAGACATATTTGGATTCTtgcattaaaaatgcatttctagAATCAGAGtgatacatcttttttttggtgcctAGGAGGTTGGTAGATTATTTATAACTAGTATAACATGAGAAATACATTGTTGTTTGAGTGGACATTGggtttcttttagaaaataatatttctggTTAAATTGTTACACAATTATATCATGGGATAGTACATAactataagaaattaaaaatagaaaacctcTTTATGTACTACTGTCAGAAAATGTTATCTTCAAGAGATAATGAGTAAAAGAAGCAAGATGTAAAACATGGAatattgtttatttccttttgtgtctCCCTATAAAGGGAGAACATTTATAAAATTCTGCTGAATGATTCAAAACATACTAATGGAGTGACACACTAAAAACAACACTGATTTCTCCTGAGAGAAATGTGTTGTTGAAAGCAGAGAGGGAGAACCTGGAAAACATGACGTGTAACTTTTGAATCTGGAACTTTATGAATGTATgcctatttaaaaacaaatactccttataagtttaaaaaaaaagaaaaaaatagttttttgcAACACCTTTAGAACACATTAGTGCAGTTTCTAGGAAAAACCTCTGGGCGTCGCTGTAGGtcaaaagaagggagagaagatCATCAGAGACGCATTTGGGAGCCTCTAAGAGAGTGACTTCCTGCTCAAACCAACCACACAGAGGAGGCCAGTACTGGTTTGGATACAAGAAACAAAAGCAGGAAAAAGTGACCTTACCCCGGATTTTGCCACCCCGGAGGGCTTATTTCTCCTCCCAATCAAGAAGCAGAGCAGCAGTGGAGGGAGACGGGATGAGGCTGAGCGCTGAGACGAGCGGCCGGACGCGGTGGCGGCAGGTACTGTTACCGTTCCTGCTGTCTTTATTCCGCGGGGCTCTCCCAGACCAAATTCGCTACTCAATTCCCGAGGAACTGGCCAAAAACTCGGTTGTAGGAAATCTTGCTAAAGATGTAGGGCTCAGTGTCCCAGACTTGTCGGCCCGGAAGCTGCGGATTAGCGCGGAGAAGGAATATTTCGTTGTAAAACCTGAAAGCGGTGAATTACTTGTGAGTAACAGAATAGACCGAGAAGAGATTTGTGGGAAGAAGGCTTTGTGCGTTCTGGATTTCGATACTGTCGCCGAAAACCCACTGAATATTTTCCATGTAACAGTAATAGTAGAGGATATAAATGACAATACTCCACTATTCAAACAGAGTAAGATTGATTTAAAAATTGGAGAATCCACTAAGCCAGGTAAAACATTTCCACTAGACCCGGCACTAGATTCGGATGCTGGTCCTAATTCACTGCAAAGATATTACCTTAATGACAATGAGTACTTTGATCTCACAGAGAAACAGACTCCAGACGGAGGTAAATATCCTGAGCTGATTCTGAAACATTCTCTGGACAGAGAAGAACAGAATTTTCATCAACTGCTACTGACAGCTGTAGACGGTGGGGACCCACCCCAGAGTGGCACCACCCAGATCCAAATCCAAGTCACAGATGCCAATGATAACCCCCCGGTGTTCAGCCAGGACGTGTACAGAGTCAGCCTGCAAGAGGGTGTGCCACCTGGCTTCTTAGTACTTCGAGTGACAGCCACCGATCAGGATGAAGGAGTCAACGCGGAGATCACCTACTCCTTTCATAACGTGAATGAACAAGTGAAACAGTTTTTTAACTTAAATCAAAGAACAGGAGAAATCACTTCAAATgatgattttgattttgaaattgCTAATAGTTACACTCTCCGTATAGAAGCGAAGGATCCTGGAGATCTAGCAGCCCACTGCAGTGTCCAAGTCGAAATACTTGATGAGAATGATTGTGCACCTGAAGTGATTGTGACTTCAGTATTTACTCCCCTACCAGAGGATTCACCACCAGGAACACTGATTGCCTTGATAAAAACTAAAGATAGAGACTCTGGAGAAAATGGGGAAGTTGACTGCCAAATTTTGGGAAAGGCCGAGTTTATATTGAAATCTTACTTGAAGAACTATTACAAGCTAACGACTGACAGGACCTTGGACCGAGAGGAGATCTCAGAATATAATATCACAGTAATGGCCACCGACAGAGGCAAGCCGCCCCTCTCCTCTAGTATAACCATCACCCTGCATATCGCAGATGTCAACGACAACGCTCCGGTTTTCCACCAGGCCTCCTATGTGGTCCACGTGCCAGAAAACAACCCGCCTGGAGCTTCCATCGCGTATGTTAGCGCCTCCGACCCTGACCTAGGGCCCAACGGCCACGTCTCCTACTCCATCGTGGCCAGCGACCTGGAGCCACGCGCGCTGTCGTCCTACGTGTCCGTGAACCCGCAGAGCGGCGTGGTGTTCGCGCAGCGCGCCTTCGACCACGAGCAGCTGCGCGCCTTCGAGCTGACGCTGCAGGCCCGCGACCACGGCTCGCCCGCGCTCAGCTCCAACGTGAGCCTGCGCGTGCTGGTGGGCGACCGCAACGACAACGCCCCCAGGGTGCTGTACCCGGCGCTGGGGCCCGACGGCTCGGCGCTCTTCGACACGGTGCCGCGCGCCGCGCAGCCCGGCTACCTGGTCACCAAGGTGGTGGCAGTGGACGCAGACTCTGGACACAACGCCTGGCTGTCCTACCACGTGCTGCAGGCCAGCGAGCCCGGGCTGTTCAGCGTGGGGCTGCGCACGGGCGAGGTGCGCACGGCGAAGGCCTTGGGCGACAGGGACGCGGCCCGCCAGCGCCTGCTGGTCGCTGTGCGCGATGGGGGACAGCCGCCCCTCTCGGCCACCGCCACGCTGCTCCTGGTTTTCGCCGACAGCCTGCAGGAGGCGCTGCCGGACCTCAGTGACCGGCCCGCGCCCTCTGACCCCCAGGCCGAGCTGCAGTTTTACCTGGTGGTGGCCTTGGCCTTGATCTCGGTGCTCTTCCTCCTGGCTGTGATTCTGGCGGTCGCCCTGCACCTGCGACGCTCCTCCAGCCCTGCTGCTTGGGGCTGCTTTAAGCCTGGTCCCTGTGTCAAGTCTGCACCTGGGGTTCTCCCCAACCACAGTGAGGGAACGTTGCCCTATTCCTACAATCTGTGCGTTGCCTCTCAATCAGCTAAGACGGAATTTAATTTTCTCAGTATCACCCCAGAAGTAGTTCCCCCTCAGGATCTCCTCTGCGAAGATACCTCTTGGGTACCAAATACTAATCATGGAGATGCTGGAGTCCCATTTGCCTCGGATACTATTTTAAAGGTGAGTTTTAATTCAGTTCACTTATTTTGCGGTTTCAATGTTTCTTAACAAACCACCTGAGTGGAGTAGAAGTCTTCAATtcatatttcattgttttgtaGGTAGAATTTAAGGTTCTTTTGCCTAAATATCTTAGTCTTATTTAAGCAAATCTTTGACATAGGTTACCCATCTTATGGGTGGGATTTATTTATCCgtgtgggtgctcagttgctcagtcgtgtctaactctttacgaTCCTATGGATGTAGACCGCCAtgttcttctgtccttgggattatcctgaaatactggagtaggttacagtttccttctccaggagatcttccggacccTGGGATCGGActcacctcttgcatctcctacattggcagggagattctttaccactgagccacctgggaagccccttatttacCCATAGTTACAAACCTTTCTACTTAAGatacttcattttcttcctcatGTTTACGTTCATTCCCTCTGAAAGTTTATAACTGTTGAGACCTTAAGCTATTTGTTTCTCCTTCAGAGTCTTTATattagttttattcattttagcTATGCTTCCTCTTAGAATTATAGTACTTATGAGTAAAGAGATCTCCCAGTCTCACTAGTTTGGGAAACTGAGAACCAAAGAAAGAAGAATTTTACTCAATGATATGGCCAGTCAACAGCAGAGCATAGGTAGGACTGATATGAATACCACCACTCTAAGCGTCTTTACAAGCTAAATGTCTTGGGATCCCAGATCTATTTTAAAAGGTCATGCAAAGTTTGAGGTATGCAGTGTCTGCTAATAAGAATGTGTTTAATAAATGGGAGAAATGTTTTCTCTGTCATGTACAGTAACAAATTGCTTTTGAAAAATCATACATTGAGAAAATTTTTGTGACCTTTTCTCACACTGTTTacttaaaacttcatttttaaaattttctagatataaatgtaaaatacttttattttcttcattttcctgtgAGATGTCTTTAAGTAAAAATTGCTTCTCTCACTTAATGGACTCTCTGAAATCGCCTTTCTTTTTAGTAAtgacatatttcttttttgtacCATATAAAGATGATAACATTAAATATCTGTCTTAATAGAAAGGCCACTTACTGCCTGCTCAATGATAAGTATCTGgacttgtttttctgtttgggtGATGAACTAAATCCTTTTCAGCCACAGTCACTATACTGATATTCCCCAGGTGTCTGTAACTGTAAAACATCTAACTCCAATTTAGACATAGTAATTAGAAAATATACATAATGCATAGTTAATTCAACTCAAACTCTCAGTGTGATATAGTGTAGCTGCCATGTACTTAGTGTGAAAATCTTGAAACTTTCTCAAAGACATCAGAagtaacaaaaagtaaaaaaaccctaaaaacccTTTATTTCCTATGCATATGACAACTAATACAATTTGCATAATACTGTGGGCCTTTTTTCAAAGGTCTATTGAGAGCTAGGATTGTTTTCTTGGTGTTCTTATGTACAAATGGGCATATTTTCATAAACATATCCTAATTAAAAATGAGATCTTAAAGCCTACAAAAACTTCTGATGTCCTAATTAGATGGGCTCaatataaataagtgaataaagggCATAGGCTCAATGGCACATTAAAGAAAACtttctaaaaaagtaaaaaaaaaaagagggagtggatatatgtatacttatggctgattcatgttgtatttagaaactaacacaacattgtaaaacaattatcctc contains:
- the LOC138086313 gene encoding protocadherin gamma-A4-like, whose product is MASSPFCPNCSRLIWICVLLGALWKIRAEQIRYSVPEELEKGSFVGNIAKDLGLEPQELAKRGVRIVSRGRTQLFALNPRSGSLVTAGRIDREELCDRSPKCVVNLEILLEDKVKIFGVEVEIIDVNDNAPDFGAEQREIKVAENENPGTRFPLPEAFDPDIGINSLQGYQLSSNVHFSLDVQSGTDEIKYPELVLEHALDREEEAVHHLILTAFDGGDPVYSGTARILVTLVDTNDNAPVFTQPEYHISVRENVTVGSRLLTVKATDPDEGANGEVTYSFRKVRDKISQLFQLNSLTGDITILGGLDYEDSGFYDIDVEAHDGPGLRARSKVLVTILDVNDNAPEVTVTSLTSSIQETSSPGTVIALFNVHDSDSGENGLVTCSILDNLPFTLEKTYGNYYRLLTHRALDREEVSEYNITVTATDHGTPPLSTETYISLNVADVNDNPPAFPHASYMAYIPENNPRGASIFSVTAHDPDSNQNSRVTYSLAEDTLQGSPLSTYVSINKDTGVLFALQSFDYEHIRDLQLLVTASDSGDPPLSTSVSVSIFVLDQNDNSPEILYPTLPTDGSTGVELAPRSAEPGYLVTKVVAVDRDSGQNAWLSYRLLKASDPGLFAVGLHTGEVRTVRALLDRDALKQSLVVAVQDHGQPPLSATVTLTVAVADSIPDILTDLGSLKPSVDPDDSGLTLYLVVAVAAVSCVFLAFVIVLLALRLRRWHMSRLLQVSGSGLAGVRASQFVGVDGVRAFLQTYSHEVSLTADSRRSHVIFPQPNYADTLISQESCGKSEPLLISQDLLETKGESSLNQVSQILPH
- the LOC138086314 gene encoding protocadherin gamma-B2-like is translated as MRLSAETSGRTRWRQVLLPFLLSLFRGALPDQIRYSIPEELAKNSVVGNLAKDVGLSVPDLSARKLRISAEKEYFVVKPESGELLVSNRIDREEICGKKALCVLDFDTVAENPLNIFHVTVIVEDINDNTPLFKQSKIDLKIGESTKPGKTFPLDPALDSDAGPNSLQRYYLNDNEYFDLTEKQTPDGGKYPELILKHSLDREEQNFHQLLLTAVDGGDPPQSGTTQIQIQVTDANDNPPVFSQDVYRVSLQEGVPPGFLVLRVTATDQDEGVNAEITYSFHNVNEQVKQFFNLNQRTGEITSNDDFDFEIANSYTLRIEAKDPGDLAAHCSVQVEILDENDCAPEVIVTSVFTPLPEDSPPGTLIALIKTKDRDSGENGEVDCQILGKAEFILKSYLKNYYKLTTDRTLDREEISEYNITVMATDRGKPPLSSSITITLHIADVNDNAPVFHQASYVVHVPENNPPGASIAYVSASDPDLGPNGHVSYSIVASDLEPRALSSYVSVNPQSGVVFAQRAFDHEQLRAFELTLQARDHGSPALSSNVSLRVLVGDRNDNAPRVLYPALGPDGSALFDTVPRAAQPGYLVTKVVAVDADSGHNAWLSYHVLQASEPGLFSVGLRTGEVRTAKALGDRDAARQRLLVAVRDGGQPPLSATATLLLVFADSLQEALPDLSDRPAPSDPQAELQFYLVVALALISVLFLLAVILAVALHLRRSSSPAAWGCFKPGPCVKSAPGVLPNHSEGTLPYSYNLCL